The Methanosphaera sp. BMS genome contains a region encoding:
- a CDS encoding Mur ligase family protein, with protein MNISVVGLGVEGQQATLSLLYRGHDVYSSDINRKIDLSLLNERLSKDLRDKLDLEIGSHNLDKIYKSDAVAVSPSLFNKQISKDIIDRNIFISDVFNNHKEITTIAVTGTNGKTTTSHMIYDMLVNNGHKVVIGGNGGGGFKGYIDLLLEANSDDYEFMVIEVCDMTLEFCKYVFDIDLIVVTNIGYDHMDVHKSIEHYTQEVIDFIGDKACILNKNDENLQIVAANTENAIFFDEYPEKINLFGNFNLQNAHAAYQAGKILNINEEIIKHSLKTFKTVEGRTLKINYRNKEIVIGKTDNVDALKAVLDEEHFNTLIIGTPRKNETCRYNILDYISKYKADRLIIFPGLEDTTYDYVEYLNKLNYTRDVMVIKNICDIIRYLNTQELGKIFIGGNGQSKITEITNILLDDD; from the coding sequence ATGAATATTAGTGTTGTAGGATTAGGTGTTGAAGGCCAACAGGCCACGCTATCCTTATTGTATAGAGGACATGACGTTTATTCATCAGATATTAACAGAAAAATTGACTTATCATTGCTTAACGAAAGATTATCCAAAGATTTAAGGGATAAACTGGATTTAGAGATAGGTAGTCATAATCTGGATAAGATATATAAATCTGATGCAGTAGCAGTTAGTCCCAGTTTATTTAATAAACAGATATCGAAGGATATCATTGATAGAAACATATTCATATCAGACGTGTTTAACAATCATAAAGAGATTACGACAATCGCTGTAACGGGTACAAACGGTAAAACCACCACCAGCCATATGATATATGACATGTTGGTAAATAATGGCCACAAGGTAGTTATCGGTGGAAATGGTGGTGGAGGATTTAAGGGATATATTGATCTTCTATTAGAGGCAAACAGTGACGACTACGAATTCATGGTCATAGAAGTATGTGATATGACCCTTGAATTTTGCAAGTATGTGTTTGATATCGATTTGATTGTCGTTACCAACATTGGATATGACCACATGGATGTTCATAAATCTATTGAACACTACACTCAAGAAGTTATAGATTTCATAGGCGATAAAGCATGTATTCTTAATAAAAATGATGAAAACCTGCAGATAGTTGCAGCCAATACTGAAAATGCAATATTTTTCGATGAATATCCTGAAAAAATTAACCTCTTTGGAAATTTTAACTTGCAAAATGCACATGCGGCCTATCAGGCAGGAAAAATTTTAAACATTAATGAGGAGATTATCAAACACTCCCTTAAAACATTTAAAACAGTTGAAGGAAGAACCCTTAAGATAAATTATAGGAATAAGGAAATAGTGATTGGTAAGACCGACAATGTCGATGCACTTAAAGCTGTTTTGGATGAAGAACATTTTAATACGTTAATTATTGGAACACCCAGAAAGAATGAAACGTGCAGATATAATATTCTTGATTACATCAGCAAATATAAAGCGGACAGACTCATAATATTCCCAGGTCTTGAGGATACAACATATGATTATGTCGAATACCTGAATAAACTCAATTATACCAGAGATGTCATGGTCATAAAAAATATCTGCGACATTATCAGATATTTGAACACGCAGGAACTTGGGAAAATATTTATAGGCGGTAACGGACAATCAAAAATTACTGAAATTACCAACATATTACTTGATGATGATTAA
- the hypD gene encoding hydrogenase formation protein HypD — protein MKDLTKDIIRKINEIKQPIKIMHVCGSHEHTIMYNGIRSMLPPEVEIVAGPGCPVCVVPAQEIDECVALAEQGVTVTIFGDMLRVPGTEKSLADAKAEGADVRIVYGIGNAVDLANELDNDVVFMSAGFETTAPTTASEMLNNPPENFSVLSSHRLIPPALDFLIHDEVKLDALIEPGHVCTIIGTKPFEYLSTEYGIPQAVAGFNPLDILYSIYLILKQKKEGNPRIQNEYKRAVRDEGNVIAQEAMEQVFRVTSKEWRGFPEIPNSVYDLKKEFDDNNARKLYDMDLPDSENVPKGCICGPILRGMARPEDCGLFRGECNPLHPIGACMVSKEGTCNIAYRYSKMDD, from the coding sequence TTGAAAGATTTAACAAAAGACATTATTAGGAAAATTAATGAAATAAAACAACCAATAAAAATCATGCACGTATGTGGATCACATGAACATACCATCATGTACAACGGTATACGCTCAATGTTGCCTCCAGAGGTTGAAATCGTTGCAGGGCCTGGTTGTCCAGTATGTGTAGTGCCTGCACAGGAAATAGATGAATGTGTGGCATTGGCCGAACAGGGAGTGACTGTTACCATATTCGGGGACATGCTAAGAGTACCAGGTACAGAAAAGTCATTGGCAGATGCCAAAGCCGAAGGGGCTGATGTAAGAATTGTTTATGGTATCGGTAATGCAGTGGATTTGGCAAATGAGTTGGACAATGATGTGGTATTTATGTCAGCAGGATTTGAAACGACAGCACCAACAACAGCATCAGAAATGTTGAATAATCCGCCGGAAAATTTCTCAGTATTATCAAGTCACAGGTTAATTCCTCCTGCATTGGACTTCTTAATACATGATGAAGTAAAACTTGATGCACTGATAGAACCGGGACATGTATGTACAATCATAGGTACAAAACCTTTCGAATACCTTTCAACTGAGTATGGAATACCTCAGGCAGTAGCGGGATTCAATCCACTGGATATCTTATATTCAATTTATCTTATTCTAAAACAGAAAAAAGAGGGTAATCCTAGAATACAAAATGAATATAAACGCGCAGTACGGGATGAAGGTAATGTCATAGCACAGGAAGCAATGGAACAAGTATTCAGAGTAACTAGTAAGGAATGGAGAGGTTTTCCAGAAATACCAAATTCGGTATATGACCTCAAGAAAGAATTTGATGACAACAATGCAAGAAAATTATATGATATGGATTTGCCTGATTCTGAAAATGTACCTAAAGGATGTATTTGCGGTCCTATATTAAGGGGTATGGCAAGACCGGAGGATTGTGGCTTGTTCCGTGGAGAATGTAATCCATTACATCCAATAGGTGCATGTATGGTAAGTAAGGAAGGAACATGTAACATTGCATACAGATACTCTAAAATGGATGATTAA
- a CDS encoding TldD/PmbA family protein: MNIDAIINDLAKKVDCAELYIQEEESTDVEILNDSVNTAKEESIKGVGIRVINDNKQGFAYTTNLDKIDVTANQAIMNAKLNAADENLAMIDNNHEYNEVKGLYDKKLENFQLKDAIDFSKNLIDLVKEKQCNPTSGGIGVANGTITIANSNGVYVSESTTSCAASIEVNVDDGDVVSSAYYFDASHGYDIDSQLIVDNATSLALNSRNAQATHTRDSEVILDYNAARALLSTFFSALNSENKQRGRSCFKDKLNQQVASEHFTLIDDGTIPGALCSSICDDEATPSQKTTLIEEGILKSFIYDIYHANKDEDDVTSTANAVRSGYTSVPSISFSNLKLEFDDLNTVSDITNGVIVDSVMGAHTANPITGDFSVEARNAFEIKNGEITTPIKKAMLSGNIFKIMEEATAASNKTRQLGSCIIPPLYVKSLRVIGSI, translated from the coding sequence ATGAATATTGATGCAATTATTAATGATTTGGCAAAAAAAGTAGACTGTGCAGAATTATATATTCAGGAAGAGGAATCAACGGATGTTGAAATATTAAATGACAGTGTAAACACGGCAAAAGAAGAAAGTATAAAAGGTGTGGGAATAAGAGTCATTAATGATAATAAGCAAGGATTTGCATATACAACAAACCTTGATAAAATAGATGTCACTGCAAATCAAGCAATAATGAATGCTAAATTAAATGCTGCTGATGAAAATCTTGCAATGATAGATAATAATCATGAATACAATGAAGTGAAAGGATTATATGATAAAAAACTGGAGAATTTCCAACTGAAGGATGCAATAGACTTTTCAAAAAATCTCATTGATTTGGTAAAAGAAAAACAATGCAATCCTACCTCTGGGGGAATAGGGGTAGCAAATGGTACAATAACAATTGCAAATTCAAATGGTGTTTACGTATCCGAGTCAACCACATCCTGTGCTGCTTCGATTGAAGTGAATGTGGATGATGGGGATGTTGTATCAAGTGCTTATTACTTTGATGCCAGTCATGGATATGATATAGATTCTCAGTTAATCGTGGATAATGCCACATCATTGGCATTAAATTCAAGAAATGCCCAGGCTACCCATACAAGAGATAGTGAAGTAATACTTGACTACAATGCTGCAAGAGCACTTCTTTCAACATTCTTTTCAGCATTAAATAGTGAAAATAAGCAAAGAGGAAGGTCCTGCTTCAAGGATAAGTTAAACCAACAGGTTGCATCTGAACACTTCACATTAATTGATGATGGAACGATACCTGGAGCATTATGCTCTTCAATATGTGATGATGAAGCAACACCTTCTCAAAAAACAACCCTGATTGAAGAGGGAATTCTAAAAAGTTTCATATATGACATATATCATGCGAATAAGGATGAAGATGATGTGACTTCAACTGCAAATGCCGTAAGGAGTGGATATACGTCAGTGCCTTCAATAAGTTTTTCCAATTTAAAACTTGAATTTGATGATTTGAATACCGTAAGTGATATAACTAATGGTGTAATTGTGGATAGTGTTATGGGGGCACATACTGCTAATCCAATAACCGGTGACTTTTCAGTAGAGGCAAGAAATGCATTTGAAATTAAGAATGGTGAAATAACCACTCCAATTAAAAAAGCCATGCTTTCTGGGAATATATTTAAGATTATGGAAGAAGCAACCGCTGCAAGTAATAAGACTCGTCAATTAGGTTCATGTATCATTCCACCATTATATGTCAAATCCCTACGGGTAATTGGTAGTATATAA
- a CDS encoding zinc ribbon domain-containing protein: protein MFCKKCGTELGDKDNFCFNCGTPVEKKTEQVVETENKVEEAVVEDEFLDLDEELVTDDVVWEEAPIEEVVLDADTQPVEEESSESEQVKGVETVDIEEMETISIDDNSDEETIVLDEDELLVDDLITDDVVVEDIVFDDPLVLDESEEKIVDETIPDEDIIIDDVAADEEVIVDSEVKEEVITEKVADETIEEVPEEVPEEVPEEVPEEVPEEVPEEVPEEVPEEVPEEVPEEVPEEVPEEEIMEEASLETEDVILTAPETKKSVKLDEDDLVEEKRVFEPAEEEFEEIIPETPAAAAAEKTKSDSKIKSSISSALSRKEEYVEDDSFDEKLESKLNVSHDELEEFDYDIQENVNNFTSKLVTVLIILLIIIIAVVVGTFLYQNLM from the coding sequence ATGTTTTGTAAAAAATGTGGGACAGAATTAGGGGACAAAGATAACTTTTGTTTTAATTGCGGAACTCCTGTTGAAAAGAAAACCGAGCAAGTAGTTGAAACAGAAAATAAAGTTGAAGAAGCAGTAGTAGAAGATGAATTCTTGGATTTGGATGAAGAACTTGTAACTGATGATGTTGTTTGGGAAGAAGCACCAATCGAAGAAGTAGTATTGGATGCTGATACTCAACCGGTTGAAGAAGAATCTTCAGAATCTGAACAGGTTAAAGGTGTAGAAACAGTTGACATTGAAGAAATGGAAACCATTTCTATTGATGATAATTCAGATGAAGAAACAATAGTATTGGATGAAGATGAACTATTGGTTGATGATTTAATTACTGATGACGTGGTAGTTGAAGATATAGTATTTGATGATCCATTAGTACTTGATGAAAGTGAAGAAAAAATTGTTGATGAAACAATTCCTGATGAAGATATTATCATTGATGATGTTGCTGCCGATGAAGAGGTAATAGTTGACAGTGAAGTCAAAGAAGAAGTTATCACAGAAAAAGTAGCTGATGAAACAATTGAAGAAGTACCTGAAGAAGTACCTGAAGAAGTACCTGAAGAAGTACCTGAAGAAGTACCTGAAGAAGTACCTGAAGAAGTACCTGAAGAAGTACCTGAAGAAGTACCTGAAGAAGTACCTGAAGAAGTACCTGAAGAAGTACCTGAAGAAGAAATTATGGAAGAAGCATCATTGGAAACAGAGGATGTAATATTAACAGCTCCCGAAACAAAAAAATCTGTAAAATTGGATGAAGATGATTTGGTAGAAGAAAAAAGGGTATTTGAACCAGCTGAAGAGGAATTTGAGGAAATCATACCAGAAACTCCTGCAGCAGCTGCAGCAGAAAAAACCAAATCTGATTCAAAAATAAAAAGTTCAATTTCATCAGCATTATCCAGAAAAGAGGAATATGTTGAGGATGACTCATTTGATGAAAAATTAGAATCAAAATTAAATGTTTCCCATGATGAATTAGAAGAATTTGATTATGACATACAAGAAAACGTAAACAATTTCACAAGCAAATTAGTTACTGTATTGATTATCCTGTTAATTATAATAATTGCAGTAGTCGTCGGAACATTTTTATATCAAAACTTAATGTAA
- a CDS encoding AarF/ABC1/UbiB kinase family protein, with product MVLSTQRKNIARMNEIARVLIKYGFNVLVSRLGLSYNILLRNKDIHDDMSEDTNVRIRMVLQELGTTFIKLGQTLSTYPNLIGFDLADELSKLQEDNSVTDYELIKTTIEEELGKPVDEIFEEFSKEPIASASIGQVHTAFLNNKLVAVKVQHYGIEEKVKSDLKIMHALADRIHKNVSALTPYNIPGLIDVFQRDMHKELDYTFEAMNMLHLGSLLKDDEVYVPEVYSDYTTKRVLIMEYLEGVSLNKVIAAPDDEYDKEKIATVGVDSFIKQILVHGFFHADPHPGNIFVLDDDRLAFVDFGMVGHLNDDLKGDIAKLFVFLSQRDARLISKQLFYMGIVKDDSNLKEVEYEIIDIMDRYYGMEFNDLTAIMRGIMEDGLLKKYEIVIPRDIMMLVRALSMVNDVGKQLCPDFNTTDIIRPYALRMVGQNFKPGRLAAMTTETYVDIENMARKLPTSLNNIFEVFENGNVKLSLDYDDFQMLVGLVSRIVNEIVLAIIIAALLVGSSLIMNTQSTISFYGYPILGFIGFSFSAVLGIILVILILMRGNYL from the coding sequence ATGGTATTATCAACTCAACGTAAAAATATAGCTAGAATGAATGAAATAGCACGCGTTCTTATTAAATATGGATTCAATGTACTTGTAAGTAGACTGGGTTTAAGTTATAATATACTGCTTAGAAATAAGGATATCCATGATGATATGAGTGAGGATACTAATGTACGTATTAGAATGGTACTCCAGGAGTTGGGAACTACATTTATCAAGCTAGGACAAACATTAAGTACATATCCGAACTTAATCGGTTTCGATCTGGCCGATGAATTATCAAAATTACAGGAAGACAATTCCGTAACAGATTATGAATTGATAAAAACCACAATCGAAGAAGAACTTGGTAAACCGGTGGATGAAATATTTGAGGAATTTTCAAAGGAACCTATAGCATCTGCAAGTATTGGACAAGTACATACTGCATTTTTAAATAATAAATTAGTTGCAGTTAAAGTTCAGCATTATGGTATAGAAGAGAAGGTAAAGAGTGATTTAAAAATAATGCACGCATTAGCTGATAGAATCCATAAAAATGTTAGTGCATTGACTCCATATAATATTCCCGGACTTATCGATGTATTTCAAAGGGATATGCATAAGGAATTGGATTATACATTTGAAGCTATGAATATGCTTCATTTAGGTTCTTTACTAAAGGATGATGAAGTATATGTTCCTGAAGTATACTCAGATTACACGACAAAAAGAGTACTTATCATGGAATATTTGGAGGGTGTAAGCTTAAACAAGGTAATAGCAGCTCCAGATGATGAATATGACAAAGAAAAAATTGCAACTGTAGGTGTGGATTCATTTATTAAACAGATATTGGTGCATGGTTTTTTCCATGCCGATCCTCATCCTGGAAATATATTCGTACTTGACGATGATCGTCTGGCATTTGTGGATTTCGGTATGGTAGGGCATTTGAATGATGATTTAAAGGGAGACATTGCTAAGCTATTCGTATTTTTATCTCAGCGTGATGCAAGGTTAATTTCCAAACAACTGTTTTATATGGGAATTGTAAAGGATGATTCAAACCTTAAAGAGGTTGAGTATGAAATAATTGATATAATGGATCGATATTACGGTATGGAATTCAATGACTTGACCGCGATAATGCGTGGGATAATGGAGGATGGCTTATTGAAGAAGTATGAAATAGTAATCCCCCGTGATATCATGATGCTTGTAAGGGCATTGAGTATGGTTAATGATGTTGGAAAACAGTTATGTCCCGATTTCAACACTACTGATATCATACGGCCATACGCATTAAGGATGGTTGGTCAAAACTTTAAACCCGGAAGATTGGCTGCCATGACAACTGAAACATATGTTGATATTGAAAATATGGCTAGAAAATTACCAACTTCATTAAACAACATATTTGAAGTATTTGAAAACGGTAATGTCAAGTTATCATTGGATTATGATGATTTTCAAATGTTAGTGGGGTTGGTCTCAAGAATAGTTAATGAGATAGTGCTTGCAATTATAATTGCCGCATTGCTTGTCGGTTCATCATTGATAATGAATACCCAAAGTACCATTAGTTTCTATGGTTATCCAATTCTAGGATTTATTGGATTTTCATTCAGTGCTGTTTTAGGTATTATACTGGTCATATTAATTCTTATGCGTGGAAATTATCTGTAG
- a CDS encoding DNA polymerase domain-containing protein — protein MSIPAKIEEQVTELLSSINQNLPEDMELELEGYYDRGFFVTKKRYALIEEGTIVVKGLELVRRDWAPVAKNTQHDILEAILKDASPNKAKKIVKDVIKRLNSGSVDVSDLIIHTKLTKKPENYKQIAPHVIAAEKLRMHGIKVTSGSIIQYVITKGNEPISRRAQPVELMGNKEYDPEYYIEHQVLPATLRILEAIGYSEEQIMNNEKQTSLDSFF, from the coding sequence ATGAGTATTCCAGCAAAAATCGAAGAACAGGTAACGGAGCTTCTTAGCTCCATTAACCAAAACCTTCCGGAGGATATGGAGTTAGAACTGGAAGGTTATTATGACAGAGGTTTCTTCGTAACCAAAAAAAGGTATGCTCTTATAGAAGAGGGCACCATTGTTGTTAAAGGTCTAGAACTTGTTCGTCGTGACTGGGCACCTGTTGCCAAGAACACACAACATGACATTCTAGAGGCTATTTTAAAGGATGCATCACCTAACAAGGCTAAAAAGATAGTTAAGGATGTTATCAAACGTCTTAATAGCGGTAGTGTAGATGTATCAGATCTTATTATACATACTAAGCTTACTAAAAAACCAGAAAATTATAAACAAATAGCACCGCATGTAATTGCTGCTGAAAAACTTAGAATGCATGGTATAAAAGTAACAAGCGGTTCAATTATTCAATATGTTATAACCAAAGGCAATGAACCCATAAGTAGACGTGCTCAACCTGTTGAACTGATGGGAAATAAAGAATACGATCCGGAGTATTATATTGAACATCAAGTTTTACCGGCAACACTACGAATATTGGAAGCTATTGGTTATTCTGAAGAACAGATTATGAATAATGAAAAACAAACAAGCTTAGATAGTTTCTTTTAA
- a CDS encoding 30S ribosomal protein S8e, with translation MAIWQGSSLRKPTGARSRRNRNKRNAEFGRVAAETRIGDEVKKEIVVRGNGKKIRATVANKINVIDPKDNSSKSVEIKTVLDNSANSHFIRRNIVTKGAIVETELGQVRITSRPGQNGIVNGVLIE, from the coding sequence ATGGCAATTTGGCAAGGTAGTTCATTAAGAAAACCTACTGGTGCAAGATCCAGAAGAAACAGAAATAAAAGAAACGCTGAATTCGGTAGAGTAGCAGCAGAAACAAGAATAGGAGACGAAGTTAAAAAAGAAATAGTTGTAAGAGGAAACGGTAAAAAAATCAGAGCAACTGTTGCTAACAAAATCAACGTAATCGATCCTAAAGATAACTCCAGTAAAAGCGTTGAAATTAAAACTGTACTCGATAACAGTGCAAACAGCCACTTTATCAGAAGAAACATCGTTACAAAAGGGGCTATTGTAGAAACCGAACTTGGTCAAGTAAGAATTACTTCAAGACCAGGACAAAATGGAATAGTTAACGGCGTATTAATCGAATGA
- a CDS encoding chitobiase/beta-hexosaminidase C-terminal domain-containing protein, producing MDVSKSSNADISTTASASYDNNIKQDIDEELYDDEIIPDNNFEDGYENSEIIELNDTTIDDEEEEFIEDDKSTDSARHNPDNIKGSGDTSAIVSNTTTALSVKVVLSKLTSTTYNTTFSGVNNCTVYYTLNGANPTTGSTKYTKAFVYDTSKTLKYFAVKENGECGAVLSMKLSEGSTPYIVYKTPITNQAQDVYISYTLPTTSIYYTIDGSTPTTSSTKYNAPIKINNYTDLRFISVYGSITSNVYSYRMNAVKPVLTIKNITDVRDNYQNITVKINKAGTIYYTRNGSTPNTSCNTWTNNTKVMISIKTQVRAILIDNEGFTSTVTFYQPPKVITPPITAIRPLTTLENNKQRIQFSINKLNCTVYYTTDGTTPNNSTTVKTAKNNDKIYLNKNTRLKYYTQDDIQLYKSKVYNYTPVQHQDERPTITIINVTNIWSNGQQKIIIQSNQPGKFNITKYNQTQAPTETLNNYGSYTTDTNTKIEIYTQYNTKYSKTIEYHPINGSKTVMRYNYTVNFSNITQYEYIFFTVGNTEYKYHMYNSNLNNYIFLSFSNYTVTTSTVDFANVEGCIIHKSDILSVKFKVKEYGEINYVNVIFKSFTSKYENIILYSNDLKLFTITLEKKRIKKEQVETIFQTNSNLFIKNETLTFKPKEVYGCGQYDVLQTYLLTNQAMTTEYVNQSINYFKNRDPNLDLFRITPQDRTILTAIMTLWQYDQYANYLTYVYNLTAIRSDETLIITGINYDRVNYIQYNDLKMGLVTTGNATNKYLFNMQSTARLPEIARISLNLIKEKLGRTVASMFLNLDKNSKVYRIINNQTKTIKICSEDLENIYVLFNVETGIVETIISLDNCIYNGAISYPLIEYNDTENNSKNIKKSSTMECFEDNCNNNMLNNSHSLIGFSSDSGWAIIENAVGGFLAGAGVSILIGVTSPESEILIAAGVLIGSGIFILADSHGLFSGHATSEDILNFQIDLTILAVDPAITGVCNIVVRNAFLKVTGEELFKISELETSQEIRNFLTTMDEIRNGLMDWVRDKIEGYIFEKTYDNLTSL from the coding sequence ATGGATGTCAGCAAATCAAGTAATGCAGACATTAGCACTACGGCAAGTGCAAGTTATGATAATAATATAAAACAGGACATTGATGAAGAGTTATATGATGATGAAATTATTCCTGATAATAATTTCGAGGATGGATATGAAAATTCCGAGATAATAGAATTAAACGATACGACAATTGATGATGAGGAGGAAGAATTTATCGAAGATGATAAATCCACAGATTCAGCCCGTCATAACCCAGATAATATTAAGGGAAGTGGAGATACTAGTGCTATTGTAAGTAACACCACCACGGCTTTAAGTGTAAAGGTAGTTCTAAGTAAACTCACATCCACTACATATAATACTACTTTTAGTGGTGTAAACAACTGTACGGTTTATTATACTTTAAATGGTGCTAATCCAACAACCGGCAGTACCAAATACACAAAGGCATTTGTTTATGATACGAGTAAGACTTTGAAGTATTTTGCCGTTAAAGAAAACGGTGAATGTGGTGCAGTTCTATCCATGAAGCTTAGTGAAGGCTCAACGCCATACATTGTATACAAGACGCCGATAACTAATCAGGCACAAGACGTATACATTTCATATACCTTGCCCACAACCAGCATATATTATACAATCGACGGCAGCACGCCAACAACAAGCAGTACCAAGTATAATGCACCCATAAAGATAAATAACTATACTGACCTACGATTTATCTCAGTATACGGATCAATAACCAGCAACGTCTATAGTTATCGTATGAATGCGGTTAAACCCGTGCTAACAATCAAAAACATTACCGATGTACGTGACAACTATCAGAACATAACGGTAAAAATAAACAAGGCAGGTACAATTTATTATACGAGAAACGGATCAACACCCAATACCAGCTGCAACACATGGACTAACAACACCAAGGTAATGATATCAATAAAAACACAGGTAAGAGCAATACTAATAGATAACGAAGGATTCACATCAACTGTAACATTTTACCAGCCACCGAAGGTAATCACACCACCGATAACGGCAATAAGACCACTGACAACACTGGAAAACAACAAACAAAGAATACAATTCAGCATAAACAAACTAAACTGCACAGTATACTATACAACAGACGGTACAACTCCAAACAATAGTACAACAGTAAAAACAGCCAAAAACAATGATAAAATATACCTAAACAAAAACACACGACTAAAATACTACACACAAGATGACATACAACTTTACAAATCAAAAGTATACAATTACACACCAGTACAGCACCAGGACGAACGACCAACAATCACCATCATAAACGTAACTAACATCTGGAGCAACGGACAGCAAAAAATAATCATACAATCCAATCAGCCAGGAAAATTCAACATAACAAAATACAACCAGACACAAGCACCAACAGAAACACTAAACAACTACGGAAGCTACACAACAGATACCAATACTAAAATAGAAATATACACACAGTATAACACTAAATACTCCAAGACAATCGAGTATCATCCAATTAATGGGTCTAAAACTGTTATGAGATATAATTATACTGTGAATTTTTCAAATATTACTCAGTATGAGTATATTTTCTTTACAGTAGGAAATACTGAATATAAATATCATATGTATAACTCTAATTTAAATAATTATATATTTTTAAGTTTTTCTAATTATACTGTTACAACTAGTACTGTAGACTTTGCTAATGTTGAAGGTTGCATCATACATAAATCAGACATCTTAAGTGTTAAATTTAAGGTAAAAGAGTACGGAGAAATAAATTATGTTAATGTAATCTTTAAATCTTTTACTTCTAAATATGAGAATATAATATTATATTCAAATGATTTAAAATTATTTACAATTACATTAGAGAAAAAACGAATTAAAAAGGAACAAGTAGAAACCATATTCCAAACAAACTCAAACCTGTTTATTAAAAATGAAACATTAACATTTAAACCAAAAGAAGTATATGGATGTGGACAATATGATGTACTACAAACATATTTATTAACAAATCAAGCGATGACTACAGAATACGTTAACCAATCAATAAATTATTTTAAAAATCGTGACCCTAACCTAGATTTATTTAGGATAACACCCCAGGACAGAACAATACTCACAGCAATAATGACATTATGGCAATATGATCAATATGCAAACTACTTGACATATGTATATAACCTAACAGCCATTAGAAGTGATGAAACATTAATCATCACAGGAATAAACTATGACCGGGTAAACTATATACAATATAATGACTTGAAAATGGGATTAGTAACGACGGGAAATGCTACGAATAAATATTTGTTTAATATGCAATCCACGGCAAGATTACCTGAAATAGCAAGAATATCATTAAATTTAATAAAGGAAAAATTAGGAAGAACCGTTGCATCAATGTTTTTAAATTTAGATAAAAACTCAAAAGTATATCGAATTATTAACAATCAAACGAAAACAATAAAGATATGTTCTGAAGATTTGGAGAACATATATGTATTATTTAATGTAGAAACAGGAATAGTGGAGACGATAATCTCTTTAGATAATTGTATTTATAATGGTGCAATATCATATCCTTTAATAGAATATAATGATACAGAAAACAACAGTAAAAACATTAAAAAATCATCAACGATGGAATGTTTTGAAGATAATTGTAATAATAATATGCTAAATAATTCTCATTCATTAATAGGATTCTCTTCAGATAGTGGATGGGCAATAATAGAAAATGCTGTGGGTGGATTTTTAGCAGGAGCAGGTGTATCGATTCTAATAGGAGTAACTTCACCTGAATCTGAAATATTGATTGCTGCAGGTGTTTTAATTGGTTCTGGAATATTTATATTAGCTGATTCTCATGGATTATTCTCTGGACATGCTACTTCTGAAGATATTCTTAATTTTCAGATTGATCTTACTATATTAGCTGTTGACCCAGCAATTACTGGTGTGTGTAATATTGTTGTAAGGAACGCATTTCTTAAAGTTACTGGTGAAGAATTATTCAAAATTAGTGAATTGGAAACATCACAGGAGATTAGAAACTTTTTAACGACAATGGATGAAATTAGAAATGGACTTATGGACTGGGTTAGAGACAAGATTGAAGGATATATATTTGAAAAAACATATGACAACTTAACTAGTTTGTGA